In Pseudobacter ginsenosidimutans, the following are encoded in one genomic region:
- a CDS encoding C40 family peptidase: MLYAVCTVPVSPLRATDSHRSEMVSQLLLGECGEVLEERKDFIKLKTLYDDYEGWCQRSQLELMATVPGDQQSQVLVGDYTDRVLINGMEAHVPMGAVVIAPAGEELQLGHYKIRYQLASPWHAGTAVVSAEAITARAMRYLNTAYLWGGRSIFGIDCSGFSQSVFRFFNYKLLRDAYLQATQGDPIGFLQEARCGDLAFFDNDEGRITHVGIMLNPEEIIHASGKVRIDKIDNAGIIHAETGVRTHKLRMLRRYFERV; this comes from the coding sequence GTATCACCCCTTCGGGCAACCGATAGTCATCGCAGCGAGATGGTGAGTCAATTGTTGCTGGGTGAATGTGGTGAGGTGCTGGAAGAGCGCAAAGACTTTATCAAACTCAAGACTTTGTATGATGATTATGAGGGATGGTGCCAGCGCAGCCAGCTGGAGCTGATGGCAACAGTGCCTGGTGATCAGCAGAGCCAGGTGCTGGTGGGGGATTACACAGATCGTGTACTCATCAACGGTATGGAGGCCCATGTGCCGATGGGCGCTGTGGTGATTGCGCCTGCAGGCGAGGAATTGCAGTTGGGGCATTATAAAATTCGTTATCAGCTGGCCAGTCCATGGCATGCAGGAACTGCCGTTGTATCCGCTGAGGCAATCACGGCCAGGGCTATGCGCTATCTGAATACAGCTTATCTCTGGGGCGGTCGCTCCATATTCGGCATCGATTGCAGCGGGTTCAGCCAATCGGTTTTCCGTTTCTTCAATTATAAATTACTGCGGGATGCTTACCTGCAGGCAACGCAGGGAGACCCGATCGGTTTTCTGCAGGAAGCGCGCTGCGGCGACCTCGCATTTTTTGATAACGATGAAGGAAGGATCACGCATGTAGGCATCATGCTGAACCCGGAGGAGATCATTCATGCTTCAGGAAAAGTGCGGATAGACAAGATCGATAATGCGGGCATCATTCATGCGGAAACTGGCGTACGTACGCATAAGCTGAGGATGCTGCGGAGATATTTCGAAAGGGTTTAG
- a CDS encoding sulfite exporter TauE/SafE family protein, protein MATQEIITLAVIGLAAGILSGLIGVGGGVIMVPALAFFMHYSQHQAQGTSLGVLTLPVAALAFSKYYTECKKMGTPIEPKVVLMLAAGFAIGGFIGSSMAVKIDKDVLKKIFGVIMLYTAFKLFGWDLLIIRWIKALF, encoded by the coding sequence ATGGCAACCCAGGAAATCATCACCCTGGCGGTGATAGGACTGGCTGCCGGTATTCTCAGCGGATTGATAGGTGTGGGAGGAGGCGTTATCATGGTACCGGCGCTGGCATTCTTCATGCATTATTCACAGCACCAGGCTCAGGGCACTTCATTGGGTGTGCTGACCCTGCCTGTGGCGGCGCTGGCTTTTTCCAAATATTATACGGAATGTAAAAAGATGGGCACGCCCATCGAACCCAAAGTGGTATTGATGCTGGCCGCAGGCTTTGCCATCGGCGGATTCATCGGCAGCAGCATGGCTGTGAAGATCGATAAAGATGTACTCAAAAAGATCTTCGGAGTGATCATGCTGTACACCGCCTTCAAACTTTTCGGATGGGACCTGCTCATCATCCGCTGGATAAAAGCATTGTTCTAA
- a CDS encoding inorganic diphosphatase has translation MLTVSHPWHGVPYGDNAPRVVNAVIEIPQGSRAKYEIDKDSGLLKLDRVIYSSFYYPCNYGFIPQTYGDDKDPLDILVITSLPVQALCIMEAKVVGVMQMIDNGDGDDKIIAVAANDPGVNHYNNMEELPPHFFSELRHFFEEYKRLENKKVIVEEFGDKSTALKVIQEAVESYKEHFRK, from the coding sequence ATGTTAACTGTTTCCCATCCATGGCATGGCGTTCCTTATGGAGACAATGCCCCCCGTGTAGTAAATGCTGTGATCGAAATCCCACAGGGCTCCAGAGCCAAATATGAGATCGATAAAGATAGCGGCCTCCTGAAACTGGACCGCGTGATCTATTCCTCCTTCTACTATCCCTGCAACTACGGATTCATTCCGCAGACGTATGGAGATGATAAGGATCCCCTGGACATCCTGGTGATCACCTCACTGCCTGTTCAGGCCCTCTGTATCATGGAAGCCAAAGTAGTAGGCGTAATGCAGATGATCGATAACGGAGATGGCGACGATAAGATCATTGCCGTAGCCGCCAACGATCCGGGCGTGAACCACTACAACAATATGGAAGAACTGCCTCCTCACTTCTTCAGTGAGCTGCGCCACTTCTTCGAAGAATATAAAAGGCTGGAAAACAAAAAAGTGATCGTGGAAGAATTTGGCGACAAATCCACGGCCCTCAAAGTGATCCAGGAAGCCGTAGAATCTTACAAAGAACATTTTCGTAAATAA